From Amphiprion ocellaris isolate individual 3 ecotype Okinawa chromosome 2, ASM2253959v1, whole genome shotgun sequence, a single genomic window includes:
- the il12rb1 gene encoding leukemia inhibitory factor receptor yields the protein METFRCWSSLHGCVLFMFLAAIGKGSACERPSSPHCFRQNADQTVYTCEWSLNTNESDVTFDLYVDGTKFGNIEGNSIKIVEEELIRARPVDIWVEAYVGDSNCTSTRRSVILEDTVKYETPQNISVTWLKNNLSLSWQAAEKYPALAEVWFRPYEHPTESWEKLERIANTTNEALNYQIVVGNLLKHSAYEVQIRQQSSEAKNPLWSNWSPVVIVPAELEHEPKVTKTTKLVNGARRVVLTWPMMPHAAAVSGVTYILSDTQSSQGCPCEEKRKKHHTDMNKHTIYVPYSAVNISVIARNAAGSSPPAVVQIPTEPVADLKICDKTLLNEKLKRSTCLQWYELQDADLRPTNVTTLSGGRTRKDKKEKEQIKQNIKDYIRYLYFEHRCEGGRPQTVKMCLFYHKEGAPAKEPQDLIAFNEAQSSANLSWKAIPYKDQRGFLTHYKLCRVKIGSQDEPEVCSNVSALAVKHRLENLTPGAKYNISLAGVTRVGEGPKATITINTWSEKHLNVWLSLGLLFIFFSFTIVCTIVLNRIKNKIFPPVPTPVIPDFTPCPKCQEMLENKEEVHDLTLYQVHSEGKSLSEEAEETTVLGGEWDDGTDEDVENKRSDSGGSGDECLSPGSANQALKTDLEQVDNELTMLIYRTGLVFDMKTDL from the exons GGTCAGCATGTGAGCGTCCCTCTAGTCCTCACTGCTTCAGACAAAATGCTGACCAGACTGTTTACACTTGTGAATGGAGCCTGAACACCAATGAGAGCGATGTGACATTTGACCTTTACGTTGA TGGAACAAAATTTGGAAACATCGAGGGGAACTCGATTAAGATAGTTGAGGAGGAGCTGATACGAGCTCGTCCTGTTGATATTTGGGTGGAAGCTTATGTAGGAGACTCCAACTGCACATCAACCAGGAGGTCTGTTATACTGGAGGACACAG TTAAATATGAAACACCGCAAAATATTTCAGTAACCTGGTTAAAAAACAACCTCAGCTTAAGTTGGCAGGCTGCAGAGAAGTATCCAGCTCTGGCAGAGGTCTGGTTCCGGCCATATGAACACCCCACAGAATCATGGGAAAAA TTAGAGAGAATAGCAAATACCACCAATGAGGCTTTGAATT ACCAGATCGTTGTTGGGAATCTCCTGAAACATTCAGCTTACGAGGTTCAGATCAGACAACAGTCTAGTGAAGCCAAAAACCCACTGTGGAGCAACTGGTCTCCAGTCGTGATCGTTCCTGCAG aACTTGAACATGAACCTAAAGTCACCAAGACAACAAAGCTTGTAAATGGAGCTCGAAGGGTGGTGCTTACTTGGCCG ATGATGCCACATGCAGCAGCAGTCAGCGGAGTGACATACATCCTGAGTGACACGCAGTCTTCTCAGGGGTGTCCTTgtgaggaaaagaggaaaaaacatcacaCCGACATGAATAAACACACAATTTATGTGCCGTACTCGGCTGTCAACATCTCTGTTATCGCCAGAAACGCAGCAGGTTCTTCTCCTCCAGCAGTCGTACAAATACCAACTGAACCTGTGGCAGATTTAAAAA TTTGTGACAAAACGTTACtgaatgaaaaattaaagaGGAGCACTTGCCTTCAGTGGTACGAACTTCAAGATGCAGATTTAAGGCCAACAAATGTGACAACTTTATCAGGAGGAAGAACAAGGAAggacaaaaaggagaaggaacAAATAAAGCAGA ACATTAAGGACTACATCCGCTACCTTTACTTTGAACACCGATGTGAAGGTGGGAGACCACAGACAGTTAAAATGTGTCTCTTTTATCACAAAGAGGGCG CACCAGCCAAAGAACCTCAGGACTTAATAGCTTTTAATGAAGCACAAAGTTCTGCTAACCTGTCCTGGAAGGCAATTCCGTATAAGGACCAACGAGGCTTTCTCACACACTACAAGTTGTGCAGAGTGAAAATCGGTTCACAGGATGAGCCAGAAG TGTGCTCCAACGTATCAGCCTTAGCGGTAAAACACCGTCTGGAAAACTTGACACCAGGAGCCAAATACAACATTAGCCTTGCTGGAGTTACACGGGTGGGAGAAGGACCTAAAGCCACCATAACTATCAACACATGGTCAGAGAAACACTTGAATG TGTGGTTGAGTTTAGGCTTGCTGTTTATATTCTTTTCCTTCACAATAGTGTGCACCATTGTCCTGAACAG AATCAAAAATAAGATCTTTCCTCCTGTGCCAACACCTGTTATTCCAGATTTCACGCCCTGTCCAAAGTGTCAG GAGATGTTGGAGAACAAAGAGGAGGTGCATGACCTGACGCTGTACCAAGTGCATTCAGAGGGAAAGTCTCTCTCTGAGGAGGCAGAAGAGACCACGGTGCTCGGAGGAGAGTGGGATGATGGGACTGACGAGGACGTGGAGAATAAGAGGAGCGACTCAGGAGGCTCCGGCGATGAGTGTTTGAGTCCTGGTTCTGCAAACCAAGCGCTGAAGACAGACCTTGAACAGGTGGACAATGAACTCACCATGCTGATATACAGGACTGGTTTAGTGTTTGATATGAAGACAGACTTATAG